The following proteins are encoded in a genomic region of Microbacterium sp. NC79:
- a CDS encoding holo-ACP synthase, translating to MIIGIGVDLVDIQRFEDTITRTPKLRERLFTPAEREKPARSLAARYAAKEALIKALGGSDGVYWSEIDVVQDAEGKPSFALSGATAATVVNRGITGLHVSMSHDGGMATAYVIAESTRSEGTFNVRSA from the coding sequence GTGATTATCGGAATCGGCGTCGATCTGGTCGACATCCAACGCTTCGAGGACACCATCACCCGGACCCCGAAGCTGCGCGAACGACTGTTCACGCCGGCCGAGCGGGAGAAGCCAGCGCGCTCGCTCGCCGCTCGGTACGCCGCGAAGGAAGCGCTGATCAAGGCGCTCGGCGGCTCCGATGGCGTGTACTGGTCAGAGATTGACGTGGTGCAAGACGCTGAGGGCAAACCATCGTTTGCCCTCAGCGGTGCCACCGCTGCCACCGTCGTCAACCGTGGCATCACCGGCTTGCACGTATCGATGTCACACGACGGCGGGATGGCGACGGCGTATGTCATCGCCGAATCGACTCGCTCGGAGGGAACCTTTAATGTCCGCTCTGCCTGA
- the tsaB gene encoding tRNA (adenosine(37)-N6)-threonylcarbamoyltransferase complex dimerization subunit type 1 TsaB, with translation MILAVDTSLGTAVAVVALDGDVRAQATSENHLGHAEVIGTLIADALEAAGNPEITHVAAGMGPGPFTGLRIGIAAARAFALARAAHLVPVVSHDALALTALENGTTGTFIIETDARRRELAWTTYAGLDDTGLPQRMTEPALVAQAEADETLTAGKRIVATELSGGALGRVAARAVAAARTVGPDDALYLRSPDVAAPRVQA, from the coding sequence ATGATTCTTGCCGTCGACACCTCCCTTGGAACAGCTGTCGCCGTCGTCGCTTTAGACGGCGACGTGCGTGCGCAAGCGACGAGCGAGAACCACCTCGGGCACGCTGAGGTCATCGGAACCCTGATTGCCGATGCGCTTGAAGCCGCCGGAAACCCAGAAATCACCCACGTTGCCGCCGGTATGGGCCCGGGGCCCTTCACCGGTCTCCGCATCGGCATCGCCGCGGCACGCGCCTTCGCGCTTGCCCGCGCGGCGCACCTGGTTCCGGTCGTCAGCCACGACGCACTCGCCCTCACCGCTCTCGAAAACGGCACCACAGGCACGTTCATTATCGAAACCGATGCCCGACGCCGCGAGCTGGCATGGACAACGTACGCGGGTCTCGACGACACTGGACTACCGCAGCGGATGACGGAACCAGCACTCGTGGCGCAGGCGGAAGCGGATGAAACGCTGACGGCTGGCAAGCGCATTGTCGCGACGGAACTCTCCGGCGGCGCCCTCGGACGGGTGGCTGCCCGCGCCGTTGCGGCGGCACGCACGGTTGGCCCTGACGATGCGCTGTACTTGCGTTCGCCCGACGTCGCCGCACCGCGGGTGCAGGCATGA
- the rimI gene encoding ribosomal protein S18-alanine N-acetyltransferase: protein MTAESLDAAVFRDATAADLDAIMALERASFPTDAWSENMMAEELVSPHGRYLVVEQAGELLGYGGVRVVQGSHEGDIQTIAMGAAARGRGLGRALLRALLDAGLDRGAREIFLEVRADNDVAHALYVSEGFVELGRRAHYYQPDDVDAIVMRRHLPPKENV, encoded by the coding sequence ATGACAGCCGAATCGTTAGACGCCGCCGTATTCCGTGACGCGACTGCGGCGGATCTCGACGCGATCATGGCGCTGGAGCGCGCCAGTTTTCCCACCGATGCGTGGAGCGAAAACATGATGGCGGAGGAGCTCGTCTCCCCGCATGGACGCTACCTTGTCGTCGAACAAGCGGGAGAGTTGCTCGGCTACGGCGGAGTGCGGGTGGTGCAGGGCTCGCACGAAGGCGACATTCAGACCATCGCGATGGGCGCAGCAGCCCGCGGGCGGGGCCTGGGCCGCGCCCTGTTGCGCGCGTTGCTAGACGCGGGCCTTGATCGCGGTGCCCGCGAGATCTTTCTCGAAGTGCGCGCCGATAACGATGTCGCCCACGCCCTGTATGTTTCTGAAGGATTCGTCGAGTTGGGGCGCCGCGCGCACTATTACCAGCCCGATGACGTCGACGCGATTGTGATGCGTCGCCACCTGCCACCAAAGGAGAACGTGTGA
- the alr gene encoding alanine racemase yields the protein MSALPDGIAREALIDVSAIAANTRRIARVTETDVIAVVKADAYGHGAVRSARAALEGGATHLGTADIAEALELRRAGVMAPIISWLHAPGASFDEAAAAHIALGISSMDQLQAAAAAATADRPTRIHLKLETGLSRNGIAPGDWNHVVAEAARWERLGKVTVEGIFSHVSNTSLADDLEALGRFNEGVAAAATLGVHPQIRHIAATNAALALPAARLDAVRIGIGLYGLSPFDDRTSADLGLRPAMTLRAAVANVRRVPAGTGLSYGYTHRTTRETTLALVPLGYADGVPRSASSRGTVAIAGKTFTVSGRIAMDQFIVDVGDHPVSVGDEAILFGDPTLGVPSAEDWASAADTINYEIITRIGARVTRRSVSS from the coding sequence ATGTCCGCTCTGCCTGACGGCATTGCTCGTGAAGCGCTGATTGACGTCAGCGCGATTGCCGCGAACACGCGCCGTATTGCGCGCGTCACCGAAACTGACGTGATCGCCGTCGTGAAGGCGGACGCGTACGGACACGGTGCGGTGCGGTCGGCGCGGGCGGCCCTCGAAGGGGGAGCGACGCACCTCGGGACCGCAGACATCGCTGAGGCGTTGGAACTGCGTCGCGCTGGTGTGATGGCGCCGATCATTTCGTGGCTGCACGCACCGGGCGCGTCCTTCGACGAGGCCGCCGCTGCGCACATCGCGCTCGGTATTTCGTCGATGGATCAGCTCCAGGCGGCCGCCGCGGCGGCGACTGCTGACCGCCCGACACGCATTCATTTGAAGCTCGAGACCGGACTGAGCCGCAACGGCATCGCGCCGGGAGACTGGAACCATGTGGTCGCGGAAGCGGCCCGCTGGGAGCGGCTCGGCAAGGTCACAGTCGAGGGAATCTTCTCGCACGTCTCCAACACGTCGCTCGCCGACGACCTGGAGGCGCTCGGACGCTTCAACGAGGGCGTGGCCGCGGCTGCAACGCTGGGCGTGCACCCACAGATTCGCCACATCGCGGCGACGAATGCCGCACTCGCGCTACCCGCTGCCCGCCTCGATGCTGTGCGCATCGGTATCGGCTTGTACGGCCTGTCCCCGTTCGATGACCGCACATCGGCCGACCTCGGCCTGCGCCCCGCCATGACCCTGCGCGCCGCCGTCGCCAACGTGCGTCGCGTGCCAGCAGGCACCGGCCTCTCCTACGGGTACACGCACCGCACGACCCGCGAAACGACGCTTGCCCTGGTTCCGCTCGGCTACGCCGATGGCGTGCCGCGCAGCGCATCGAGCCGCGGAACCGTGGCAATCGCGGGCAAAACTTTCACGGTTTCCGGTCGGATTGCGATGGATCAGTTCATCGTCGACGTCGGAGATCACCCGGTCAGCGTGGGCGACGAAGCAATCCTGTTCGGCGACCCGACCCTCGGTGTGCCTTCGGCCGAAGACTGGGCGAGTGCCGCCGACACGATCAACTACGAAATCATCACGCGCATTGGGGCGCGGGTGACCAGGCGTTCGGTGTCGTCATGA
- the tsaE gene encoding tRNA (adenosine(37)-N6)-threonylcarbamoyltransferase complex ATPase subunit type 1 TsaE, which translates to MTHIAGTHDVATVDAMHALGIEFGQTLKAGDLVVMTGPLGAGKTTLTRGIAEGLGVRGPVQSPTFVIARTHPSLVGGVPLVHVDAYRLGSAMELDDLDIDFDGSVVIVEWGRGMVDGLAEQWWDIEIARPVGVDDNVAVEDLDGDAARIVTITRQL; encoded by the coding sequence ATGACACACATCGCTGGCACCCACGACGTCGCTACCGTCGACGCGATGCACGCGCTCGGTATCGAGTTCGGGCAGACGCTGAAGGCGGGCGACCTCGTCGTCATGACCGGGCCGCTCGGTGCAGGCAAGACGACGCTTACCCGGGGCATCGCCGAGGGGCTCGGTGTTCGAGGCCCCGTGCAAAGCCCGACATTTGTGATCGCACGCACGCACCCGTCGCTGGTGGGCGGTGTGCCACTCGTGCACGTCGATGCCTACCGCCTAGGTTCCGCGATGGAACTCGACGATCTCGACATCGACTTCGATGGTTCCGTCGTCATCGTCGAGTGGGGGCGCGGAATGGTCGATGGCCTCGCCGAACAGTGGTGGGATATCGAGATCGCCCGCCCCGTCGGTGTTGACGACAATGTCGCCGTCGAAGACCTCGATGGCGATGCCGCGCGCATCGTTACGATCACACGCCAGCTGTAG